GTTACGACCAAAGTCAATGAAAGGATGCCTCCTATCTATGAATTAAAATACTGACGATTATCGAAAATACTAATTACGGAATTTGCTCCAGGTTTTTAACCTCAGCTTGTCCATCTAATACGATTCGATTTCTTCCTGTTTCGGTTTCAAAATATTGCGTGCTAATTACCGCTATATGTTTTCCTTCTCGTATTTCTGTTATTTCAAATTTCGCGACGTAGCGCTTGTCAGGATAGATCGCCCTTTTAAAATCGAGCTTTTGACTCAAATAAAAAGTGCCTGGCCCAGGAAATTCCATGCCTAAAACTTTAGAAATCACGGCTGAAGTAAAAATGCCATGTACTATTGGTGATTTAAAATTGGTGGTCGCTGCAAACGCTGCATCTAGATGCAAAGGGTTTTTATCTCCTGATAATTCTGCGAATGCATTGACTTGCTCCTGCCTGATAATGAAATCAGTCTCATATGTATCTCCAACTTTTAGCATCTGATTATTCTTTTACCTTGATCTGAACACCGTCATAGTAGTCATTTTTGTGACCTTCTCCATCCCAATCCAAATGGGCTTTGTACATCACACGATCATTATTGACTGTAAAATGGTATGTCGTTTCATGTCCATCAATTACTATAACCAAGGAATCATTTCGAATAAACCATTTACCTTCATCTTCTTTTATTATTTCCTCATCAAGGTTTGAGTATTGTGCTTTGAAAGTTCCATCATCTTTAAATTCTGATAAGATAGGTTTGATCTTCAGCACCTTTTCCCACTCTCCTTCTTTGGCATGCAAAATTGAATCTTCTTTTTCCAATCTTTTCATAGTAACCAATAGGGAAAGATTGGTCCATTTTCCAATTAATTCTTCTTCACGCAAAGGCTCTTCTTTTTTTGTAGAGCAAGACAACATGAATAATGTCAAAAATATAAGCACAAGGTTTTTCATCATATAAAAATAGAAATAAAAAATTTCGGATGAAGGAGAATATAAAAAAAGCAGATGATCGCCCGTGATCATCTGCTAGTCATTTGTTGGATTAGTATGCTAAGTAGTCTAATAAAAAAGTCCACTTGGGTTATAAAAATACTTAGAAACCAAATAAGTTGGAAATATTGAACAAGCTATTTTGCCCATTCAGAATTTTCGTTGGATAATAGTTCAAACAAAAAATATAATTTTAAAATTTTTAATTTTGATAGAATAAAAAGGCCTTGATTGCTCAAGGCCTTTCACGCAATCAGCGTTTTCTCATAATAAAAGTTTGATTACTTCAGGAATTCGTAGATGCCAGCTACACCTTGGCCACCGCCTACGCAGGCAG
The sequence above is drawn from the Reichenbachiella sp. genome and encodes:
- a CDS encoding MaoC family dehydratase; amino-acid sequence: MLKVGDTYETDFIIRQEQVNAFAELSGDKNPLHLDAAFAATTNFKSPIVHGIFTSAVISKVLGMEFPGPGTFYLSQKLDFKRAIYPDKRYVAKFEITEIREGKHIAVISTQYFETETGRNRIVLDGQAEVKNLEQIP